The following are from one region of the Cytobacillus firmus genome:
- a CDS encoding CueP family metal-binding protein has translation MKIKLVLAASLISIALAGCGQADSKEDAASETEDIKALVNDYSVGNIKTGSASITSEQLIVKEADGEELSYDLPEEEFFVSIAPYANETHPUTNHSLTGCQGELAEKEFDVYIEDSKGNVILDDKVKTQANGFFDLWLPRDKTYQIKIKHDGKASESEISTFEDDATCITTMQLT, from the coding sequence ATGAAGATCAAATTGGTTCTCGCTGCTTCACTGATTTCAATTGCATTAGCTGGCTGTGGACAAGCAGACTCCAAAGAAGATGCTGCTTCAGAGACTGAAGACATCAAAGCATTAGTGAACGATTACAGCGTTGGAAACATAAAGACCGGATCTGCCTCCATTACCTCAGAGCAGCTGATCGTTAAAGAAGCGGACGGAGAGGAATTATCCTATGATCTGCCGGAAGAAGAGTTTTTCGTATCGATTGCGCCTTACGCTAATGAAACCCACCCTTGAACGAATCATAGCTTGACAGGTTGTCAAGGTGAACTGGCTGAAAAAGAGTTTGATGTATATATTGAGGATTCAAAAGGCAATGTGATTTTGGATGATAAGGTCAAAACTCAGGCTAATGGGTTTTTCGATCTATGGCTTCCAAGAGACAAAACCTATCAAATAAAGATTAAGCATGATGGAAAAGCATCAGAATCAGAAATTTCCACTTTTGAGGATGATGCTACCTGCATAACCACGATGCAATTAACATAA
- a CDS encoding DsrE/DsrF/DrsH-like family protein, with protein sequence MKVAIIAANGSMFDAYKVFNIATAAAATDAEVGIFFTFEGLNLIHKEGHRNLPLPPGVEHFQEGFKKANVPPVEELVNMASEMGVKMIACQMTMDVMSLEKEQFVEGIDVGGAVTFLTFAKDADVTLTF encoded by the coding sequence ATGAAGGTAGCCATTATTGCAGCCAACGGAAGCATGTTTGATGCTTATAAGGTGTTTAACATTGCGACAGCAGCTGCAGCGACAGATGCAGAAGTAGGAATCTTTTTCACATTTGAGGGGCTAAATTTAATTCATAAAGAGGGCCATAGGAATCTTCCGCTGCCTCCGGGAGTAGAGCATTTTCAGGAAGGATTTAAAAAGGCCAATGTTCCGCCAGTAGAAGAGCTTGTAAACATGGCGAGTGAGATGGGTGTGAAAATGATTGCCTGTCAGATGACCATGGATGTAATGAGCCTTGAAAAGGAGCAATTTGTGGAGGGCATTGACGTTGGCGGAGCTGTGACATTTTTAACCTTTGCCAAGGATGCTGATGTAACACTTACTTTTTAA
- a CDS encoding MBL fold metallo-hydrolase, which yields MAENHVKTITVKELTRKILDHEETFILDVRNTDDFDDWKIEGKNVHIINAPYFDLLEGVESIQDKLPKDKEIFVVCAKGGSSEFVAGQVAEAGFPNVYSIEGGMKAWSEHLEPIKIGDLKQGGSIYQFVRIGKGCLSYLIESNGKGALIDANRMSGPYEDFIRQKEITITHILDTHLHADHISGGRKLAEKFGAGYYLPPKDAEEVQFEYNHIHDGDNYQVGDTVIKAVYSPGHTIGSTSFVVDGQYLLTGDILFIDSIGRPDLAGKAGDWVKDLRTTLYTRYKELTDDLLVLPAHFMISDEMNEDGSISEKLGVLYKQNHGLKIDSEEEFRRTVTENLPPQPNSYQQIRETNMGKISPEAEEQREMEIGPNRCAVR from the coding sequence ATGGCTGAGAATCATGTTAAGACAATCACTGTAAAGGAATTAACCAGAAAAATTCTGGATCATGAAGAAACATTTATTCTGGATGTGCGAAATACGGATGACTTTGATGATTGGAAGATTGAAGGAAAAAACGTCCATATCATTAACGCCCCGTATTTTGATTTGCTTGAGGGAGTGGAATCCATCCAGGACAAGCTGCCTAAAGATAAGGAAATTTTTGTTGTTTGCGCCAAGGGTGGCTCATCAGAGTTTGTTGCCGGACAGGTAGCGGAAGCAGGTTTTCCTAATGTATATTCCATTGAGGGCGGAATGAAAGCATGGAGTGAACATCTCGAGCCCATTAAAATTGGGGATTTGAAACAAGGCGGATCCATTTATCAATTTGTCCGGATTGGAAAGGGTTGTTTATCGTACCTGATAGAGTCCAATGGCAAGGGAGCATTGATTGATGCGAACCGGATGTCAGGTCCATATGAGGATTTTATTAGGCAAAAAGAGATAACCATCACCCATATCCTTGATACCCATTTGCATGCAGATCATATTTCAGGCGGAAGAAAGCTCGCTGAAAAGTTTGGAGCGGGTTATTATCTGCCTCCAAAGGATGCGGAAGAGGTCCAGTTTGAGTACAATCACATTCATGACGGCGATAACTATCAGGTAGGAGATACAGTCATAAAGGCAGTATATTCGCCGGGCCATACCATCGGCAGTACATCATTTGTAGTCGATGGCCAATATTTGCTCACTGGCGATATTCTGTTCATTGATTCGATTGGCCGTCCTGATCTGGCCGGAAAAGCAGGAGATTGGGTAAAGGACCTGCGGACTACCCTATACACAAGATATAAAGAACTTACCGACGACCTGCTTGTGTTGCCAGCCCATTTTATGATTTCAGATGAAATGAATGAGGATGGAAGCATTTCGGAAAAGCTCGGGGTGCTGTACAAGCAGAATCATGGCTTAAAGATCGACAGCGAGGAGGAGTTCCGCAGAACCGTTACGGAGAATCTTCCACCGCAGCCGAATTCCTATCAGCAAATCCGGGAAACGAATATGGGCAAAATCTCACCAGAGGCAGAAGAACAGCGTGAAATGGAAATTGGTCCAAACCGGTGTGCGGTCAGGTAG
- a CDS encoding Fe(3+) ABC transporter substrate-binding protein has product MVNVYTARHYEADEQVYKDFTEDTGIKVNVVKGEAEELIERLKREGESTEADLFITVDGGVLAHAKDNDILQPVESDVISENVPENLRDKENKWIGMATRARVIVYSKDRVSTDQLSTYEDLTSDKWKGKVLARSSTSLYNQSLLASFIELNGEKAAEEWSEGIVKNFARQPDGGDRDQAKAIAAGIGDVGIMNTYYVGLLANSSDPEEVKVAEGLGVFFPNQETNGTHVNISGIGLTKHSKNPENATKLIEYMTGKEAQEYLSANNYEFPVNPDAEKPEILKSWGDFKMQELDFDTLGKHNQKAIEIFNKTGWK; this is encoded by the coding sequence GTGGTCAATGTCTATACTGCCAGACATTATGAAGCAGATGAACAAGTATACAAAGATTTCACAGAAGATACAGGCATTAAGGTCAATGTTGTTAAAGGGGAAGCGGAAGAGCTGATTGAGCGCCTGAAGCGTGAAGGCGAAAGCACGGAAGCCGACTTATTTATTACAGTGGATGGCGGTGTCCTTGCACACGCGAAGGATAATGATATTCTGCAGCCGGTTGAATCTGACGTGATCAGTGAAAATGTTCCTGAGAACCTGCGTGATAAGGAAAACAAGTGGATTGGAATGGCGACCAGAGCACGTGTTATCGTGTATTCAAAGGATAGAGTTTCCACGGATCAATTATCAACTTATGAAGATTTAACAAGTGATAAGTGGAAGGGCAAAGTGCTTGCGCGTTCTTCAACAAGCCTTTACAACCAGTCTTTGCTTGCATCTTTCATTGAATTAAATGGTGAAAAAGCGGCTGAAGAATGGTCTGAAGGCATTGTGAAAAACTTCGCGCGCCAGCCGGATGGCGGTGACCGCGACCAGGCGAAGGCTATTGCAGCCGGCATTGGTGATGTAGGGATTATGAATACGTACTATGTAGGATTGCTTGCCAATTCATCAGACCCTGAAGAAGTGAAAGTGGCAGAAGGCCTGGGTGTATTCTTCCCTAACCAGGAAACAAACGGCACACATGTTAACATTAGCGGAATTGGATTAACGAAGCACAGCAAAAACCCTGAAAATGCAACGAAACTAATCGAATACATGACTGGAAAAGAAGCTCAGGAATATTTATCAGCGAACAACTATGAGTTCCCTGTTAACCCTGACGCAGAAAAGCCTGAAATCCTGAAGTCATGGGGCGACTTTAAAATGCAGGAGCTTGACTTTGATACTTTAGGAAAGCATAACCAAAAAGCCATTGAGATTTTCAATAAAACAGGCTGGAAATAA
- a CDS encoding sulfurtransferase TusA family protein encodes MNVNKVLDAKGLSCPMPIVKTKKEMTALEPGQVMEVQATDKGSTADIKAWAQSTGNHYLGTVEDGDTLKHYLRKATEEEEKVEAKHPHVTDLGDLQEKIKGNEEITILDVREPAEFAFGHIPGAVNIPLGELENRFEELDKNKEVHIICRTGNRSDLAAQKLAEKGYQNVKNVVPGMTEWKGQLNQSH; translated from the coding sequence ATGAATGTCAATAAAGTCTTGGATGCTAAAGGACTTTCCTGCCCAATGCCAATTGTTAAAACCAAAAAAGAGATGACTGCTCTTGAGCCAGGACAGGTAATGGAGGTTCAGGCGACGGATAAGGGGTCTACCGCAGATATTAAAGCATGGGCCCAGAGCACTGGCAATCATTACTTGGGCACAGTGGAAGACGGAGATACCTTAAAACATTACCTGCGCAAAGCGACGGAGGAGGAAGAAAAGGTGGAGGCGAAACATCCTCATGTAACAGACCTTGGCGATCTCCAGGAAAAAATAAAAGGTAATGAAGAGATCACCATTCTCGATGTGAGGGAGCCTGCAGAATTTGCCTTTGGCCATATTCCGGGAGCCGTCAACATTCCTTTAGGGGAGCTTGAAAACCGATTTGAAGAATTGGATAAGAATAAAGAAGTGCACATTATCTGCCGGACAGGCAACCGCAGTGACCTGGCTGCCCAAAAACTGGCTGAAAAAGGATACCAAAATGTCAAGAATGTAGTGCCAGGCATGACAGAATGGAAGGGCCAATTAAATCAGAGTCATTAA
- a CDS encoding ABC transporter permease, with translation MNTESVKHFFRKDFNGWWLVSLIGAAIILLPILFIFFSIFQEPNENWFQIREYLLKTYAANSIILVVLTGLFTAILGVSLAWLVAAYDFPLRRFFSWGLILPLAIPPYIAAYTYRTMLSYTGVVQVTLRNKFDYQINPEWLSISSLRGAVFIFTIFLFPYVYIICRAFLENQSSSFLENARLLGRKPFSIFVRIVLPLSRPAIVAGAVLVIYEVLSDYGVTSYFGIHTITTAIFQTWFGMYDADSAMRLAAWLMVIIVGLFFIEKLLRQGRRYNISSKPRPLVRKKLKGLQAAAVFSYCSAIFLLGFFIPVVQLLAWTRLTFAKVWNDTFFTLLNQTVFVGMISTALILLFAVIIANVTRSHSNGAYVLSKLATAGYSIPGAIIAIGILALFIELDSLLAPFYAYMGWGKAPLILSLSLAMLVIGYTIRFMATGYNAVEIGFEKIGPKYTEASRMLGFGVTKTFFKVDLPLIKGALLSGFILTFVEIIKELPLALLLRPFNFDTLATKTYQYAKDEMIHEAAIPSLMIILISVLSVAVFQMIDKKVKK, from the coding sequence ATGAATACAGAATCTGTTAAACATTTTTTTCGAAAAGATTTTAACGGATGGTGGCTGGTAAGCTTGATTGGGGCGGCAATAATTTTGCTGCCCATCTTGTTTATCTTTTTTTCTATTTTCCAGGAACCGAATGAAAACTGGTTTCAGATTAGGGAATATCTATTAAAAACTTATGCTGCCAATTCGATTATTCTCGTAGTGCTGACAGGGCTATTTACAGCCATATTAGGGGTAAGCCTGGCCTGGCTCGTTGCCGCATACGATTTCCCGCTGAGGCGCTTTTTTAGCTGGGGGCTTATTCTCCCGCTGGCCATTCCTCCCTATATCGCTGCTTACACCTATCGGACGATGTTAAGCTACACAGGGGTCGTACAGGTTACATTAAGGAACAAGTTCGATTATCAGATCAATCCGGAATGGCTGTCAATCTCCTCCCTGAGAGGGGCCGTATTTATATTTACGATCTTTCTTTTTCCGTATGTATACATTATCTGCCGAGCTTTTCTTGAAAACCAGAGCTCTTCTTTCCTTGAAAATGCAAGGCTGCTGGGACGAAAGCCTTTTTCGATTTTTGTAAGAATTGTCCTCCCGCTCTCCAGGCCGGCAATCGTGGCCGGTGCGGTGCTTGTCATTTATGAAGTCTTAAGTGATTACGGAGTAACAAGCTATTTTGGCATCCATACGATTACGACAGCCATCTTCCAGACATGGTTTGGCATGTATGATGCAGATTCAGCCATGAGGCTGGCGGCATGGCTAATGGTCATTATCGTTGGATTATTTTTTATAGAAAAATTGCTCAGGCAGGGGAGACGCTATAATATCAGCAGCAAACCAAGACCCCTGGTCCGCAAAAAGCTAAAGGGGCTTCAGGCAGCAGCGGTGTTCAGCTATTGTTCGGCCATCTTCCTGCTCGGGTTCTTTATACCCGTGGTACAGCTGCTGGCATGGACCAGGCTGACCTTCGCAAAGGTATGGAACGATACGTTCTTTACCCTGTTAAACCAGACTGTTTTTGTTGGAATGATCTCCACGGCGCTGATTCTTTTATTTGCTGTGATTATCGCCAATGTAACGAGGTCGCATTCGAACGGAGCCTATGTTTTATCCAAACTGGCAACAGCCGGCTATTCGATTCCCGGGGCGATTATTGCGATTGGGATCCTGGCGTTATTTATAGAACTTGATTCTTTGCTTGCGCCATTTTATGCTTACATGGGATGGGGAAAAGCTCCTCTTATCTTAAGTTTATCTCTGGCTATGCTGGTGATTGGCTATACGATCCGATTTATGGCAACAGGCTATAATGCTGTTGAAATCGGGTTTGAGAAAATCGGGCCGAAATATACAGAAGCCTCCAGGATGCTTGGGTTCGGCGTCACCAAAACCTTTTTTAAGGTGGATTTGCCGCTGATCAAGGGCGCTTTATTAAGCGGGTTTATTTTAACATTTGTAGAGATTATTAAGGAATTGCCTTTAGCTTTGCTGCTCAGGCCGTTTAACTTTGATACCCTTGCTACGAAGACCTATCAATACGCAAAAGATGAGATGATTCATGAAGCAGCCATTCCGTCTCTCATGATTATCCTCATAAGTGTTTTATCTGTAGCGGTGTTCCAAATGATTGATAAGAAGGTGAAGAAATGA
- a CDS encoding ABC transporter ATP-binding protein: MNILTIQNLTFSFPKARVPVIENFSFSVDEGEIVGILGQSGSGKSTLLRLISGLEIPRSGSIEIAGTEAAGEKTFVQPENRGVGMVFQDYALFPHMSVKDNLLFGLSRLPRKERYPRVREMLELVQMTEFEKRYPHELSGGQQQRIALARALAPKPKLLLMDEPFSNLDANLKGSIRDELLMILKKANMTCIMVTHDKEDVEAICGRSIVFGKAEGTPCEAPGKGSKLTFVR; the protein is encoded by the coding sequence ATGAACATCCTTACCATTCAAAATCTGACATTTTCGTTCCCAAAAGCCCGTGTTCCTGTAATTGAGAATTTCTCTTTTAGTGTGGACGAGGGGGAAATCGTTGGCATACTCGGACAGAGCGGCAGCGGTAAAAGCACGCTGCTCAGATTGATTTCCGGGCTTGAAATTCCGAGGTCGGGAAGCATTGAAATCGCAGGGACAGAAGCAGCCGGAGAGAAGACGTTTGTACAGCCGGAAAACCGCGGGGTGGGCATGGTATTCCAGGATTATGCCCTTTTCCCTCATATGTCAGTAAAAGATAATCTTTTATTCGGTTTGTCGCGTCTGCCTAGGAAAGAAAGATATCCTCGTGTCAGGGAGATGCTTGAGCTTGTCCAGATGACAGAGTTTGAGAAACGATATCCGCATGAGCTAAGCGGCGGTCAGCAGCAGCGGATTGCTCTGGCAAGGGCTCTGGCTCCCAAGCCTAAGCTGCTGCTGATGGATGAGCCATTCAGCAATTTGGATGCAAACTTAAAGGGATCCATCAGGGATGAACTTCTGATGATACTGAAAAAGGCAAACATGACCTGTATTATGGTGACGCATGATAAGGAAGATGTCGAAGCCATTTGCGGCCGAAGCATCGTATTTGGAAAAGCGGAAGGAACACCATGTGAAGCTCCTGGAAAAGGAAGTAAACTTACATTTGTAAGGTAG